A DNA window from Ostrea edulis chromosome 5, xbOstEdul1.1, whole genome shotgun sequence contains the following coding sequences:
- the LOC125649080 gene encoding thyrostimulin alpha-2 subunit-like isoform X2, giving the protein MRFNFMWIFFFLIQSVFGSFDPRSFQKAGCFRMGHTRIVQIPGCLQFNVTTNACRGFCESYAIPSSQRTLLANRRHFLTSRAECCGIEETHDITVSVRCANGLREVTFRSAKSCACSMCRYV; this is encoded by the exons ATGAGATTTAATTTTATGtggatatttttctttttgataCAATCGGTGTTTGGTTCATTTGATCCACGGTCATTTCAAAAAGCTGGATGTTTCAGAATGG GTCACACGAGAATAGTTCAGATACCTGGTTGCCTACAATTCAATGTAACAACAAATGCTTGCAGAGGCTTTTGCGAGTCCTACGCCATCCCGTCATCACAAAGAACACTGTTAGCCAATCGCCGACACTTTCTGACGTCACGAGCGGAATGTTGTGGAATCGAAGAGACACATGAT ATAACAGTGTCTGTGAGATGCGCCAATGGGCTGCGTGAAGTGACATTCAGGTCTGCCAAATCGTGTGCCTGTTCCATGTGTCGTTATGTCTAG
- the LOC125649066 gene encoding uncharacterized protein LOC125649066, which yields MVTGFHFVVFAIGSIAVGFTCDKNDDHCIGNLDIDYSFTMIDPQKGPVYAKDRFLFTVDGDEEVPTSDVITADGWNSTTTNLLTANGKMPGPTIILNQNQKVTITVKNKLMNEAVTVHWHGIDQLGWPAMDGVAYVTQCPISPGQSFDYTFQPRFGGTFWYHSHVGNQRDLGLFGALIVLREEDDITRQHVIQLQEWNHLYDPVAKLKANLKGSGDDQKSILINGRGEFKENGAPLEEFTIHRNQQHRFRLIHVGSGDTFSFSVPGLKLIIKETDGFKVDPKIVDQIIIYSAERYDFELDLQCMLESDTYEMIVKILTGSELTEKNDVKGVAIIKVTGTYQSPENSWKFSPFGRECHDSISKSDITLNCPFENYPNQPLRKCVPVSNLVSTFTETTDMITGSSKQFFLNFAFVGGPSVNGRKFIWPTVSALTQNDEVDTNCDKCKDEGACACTYAITLPYESEIIMIFLNLGKGGSVHHPIHMHGHTFEVLKMEFPKIEKDPDTGKDKLIPTEDIRCSKDKPNAESDCNNAEWRDPSWNDYKIIPGINLNNAVRKDTLVVPVGGYAIIRIYATNPGVWFMHCHIDRHMMGGMAVMLYEALDQVKDLPDLPTCRSFRDDESTGNDGGIDETLRKKTEL from the exons ATG GTTACAGGATTTCATTTCGTAGTCTTTGCCATTGGAAGCATCGCGGTAGGATTCACGTGCGATAAAAACGATGACCACTGCATTGGTAACCTTGATATTGATTACTCCTTCACAATGATTGACCCCCAAAAAGGGCCAGTTTATGCTAAGGACCGCTTCCTCTTTACTGTTGACGGAGACGAGGAAGTGCCAACATCGGACGTGATTACTGCGGATGGATGGAACTCGACAACCACGAATTTGTTGACCGCCAATGGAAAGATGCCAGGGCCTACTATAATCTTGAATCAAAATCAGAAGGTGACAATtactgttaaaaataaactgatGAATGAGGCTGTGACCGTCCACTGGCACGGTATAGATCAACTCGGATGGCCTGCAATGGATGGTGTCGCGTACGTAACACAATGCCCTATTTCACCTGGACAGTCATTCGATTACACATTTCAGCCCCGCTTTGGAGGTACGTTTTGGTACCATTCCCACGTCGGCAACCAGAGAGATTTAGGACTATTTGGAGCCTTGATTGTTCTCAGAGAGGAAGACGATATAACAAGACAACATGTTATTCAGTTACAGGAGTGGAACCATCTTTACGACCCCGTCGCCAAGCTGAAAGCAAATCTGAAGGGAAGCGGGGATGACCAGAAATCCATACTTATAAATGGAAGGGGAGAGTTCAAAGAAAATGGCGCGCCGCTTGAAGAGTTCACCATACACAGAAACCAACAGCACCGATTTCGATTGATTCATGTAGGTTCAGGTGACACGTTCTCGTTCTCTGTACCTGGTTTAAAATTGATTATCAAAGAAACTGATGGTTTTAAAGTTGACCCAAAAATCGTTGATCAAATAATCATTTACTCAGCCGAACGGTATGATTTTGAGCTCGATCTACAATGTATGCTTGAAAGTGACACCTATGAAATGATAGTGAAAATCCTGACAGGTTCTGAATTAACAGAGAAGAATGATGTCAAGGGCGTAGCTATCATTAAGGTTACCGGCACTTACCAGTCTCCAGAGAACAGTTGGAAATTTTCTCCGTTTGGAAGAGAATGTCATGATTCTATAAGTAAATCCGACATAACTCTAAATTGTCCGTTTGAAAATTATCCAAACCAACCACTAAGAAAATGTGTGCCAGTCTCTAACTTGGTTTCCACTTTTACAGAAACAACTGATATGATAACAGGATCCtctaaacaattttttttgaattttgcgTTTGTAGGAGGCCCGTCTGTAAATGGACGTAAGTTTATATGGCCAACCGTATCAGCTCTCACACAAAATGATGAAGTCGATACAAATTGTGATAAGTGCAAGGATGAAGGGGCATGCGCTTGCACTTACGCCATAACGTTGCCTTACGAATCCGAAATAATTATGATATTCCTCAACCTCGGAAAAGGAGGATCTGTGCATCATCCGATCCATATGCATGGACACACCTTTGAAGTTTTGAAAATGGAGTtcccaaaaattgaaaaagatcCAGATACCGGTAAAGATAAATTAATACCAACTGAAGACATTCGATGTAGCAAAGATAAACCAAATGCTGAGAGCGATTGCAACAACGCTGAATGGAGAGATCCCTCCTGGAATGACTATAAAATTATCCCAGGGATCAACCTTAACAATGCAGTCCGAAAGGACACTTTAGTGGTGCCTGTCGGCGGATATGCCATCATACGAATCTATGCAACCAATCCTGGAGTATGGTTTATGCATTGCCATATTGACCGTCACATGATGGGAGGGATGGCGGTCATGTTATATGAAGCCCTGGATCAGGTTAAAGATCTCCCCGATCTTCCAACGTGCCGCAGCTTCAGAGATGACGAGAGCACCGGAAACGATGGCGGGATCGATGAAACTCTTCGCAAGAAAACAGAACTCTGA
- the LOC125649080 gene encoding thyrostimulin alpha-2 subunit-like isoform X1, which translates to MWGSCLSPNVNPCFLLSHGWNSSIKPGHTRIVQIPGCLQFNVTTNACRGFCESYAIPSSQRTLLANRRHFLTSRAECCGIEETHDITVSVRCANGLREVTFRSAKSCACSMCRYV; encoded by the exons ATGTGGGGGAGTTGTTTGTCGCCTAACGTCAATCCTTGCTTTCTGTTATCACACGGGTGGAACTCTAGCATAAAACCTG GTCACACGAGAATAGTTCAGATACCTGGTTGCCTACAATTCAATGTAACAACAAATGCTTGCAGAGGCTTTTGCGAGTCCTACGCCATCCCGTCATCACAAAGAACACTGTTAGCCAATCGCCGACACTTTCTGACGTCACGAGCGGAATGTTGTGGAATCGAAGAGACACATGAT ATAACAGTGTCTGTGAGATGCGCCAATGGGCTGCGTGAAGTGACATTCAGGTCTGCCAAATCGTGTGCCTGTTCCATGTGTCGTTATGTCTAG